Proteins from one Aythya fuligula isolate bAytFul2 chromosome 23, bAytFul2.pri, whole genome shotgun sequence genomic window:
- the SERINC2 gene encoding serine incorporator 2, with amino-acid sequence MGACLGVCSLLSCVSCLCGPASCLLCGCCPSARNSTVSRLLFTFFLFLCTLVSIIMIIPGVEKELYKLPGFCKGSGSVLGVQVHADCSGFLGHKAVYRMGFAAASFFFLFAVIMVCVRSSKDPRAAVQNGFWFLKFLVLVGLTVGAFYIPDGSFTSVWFYFGVVGSFLFILIQLILLIDFAHSWSQLWLRNAGEGSAKGWYAALCAVTFIFYAASIVAIVLLYVYYTKPQGCTEGKVLISINLILCVIVSTMSILPKIQDAQPHSGLLQASLITLYTVFITWSALANVPNQDCNPTLLLRNSTGSAEAAQPLTTWWDAPSIVGLVIFILCTLFISIRSSDHAQVNKMMLTEESGAGPSAGDAAAAESGVHHTYDNEQDGVTYSYSFFHLCLVLAALYIMMTLTNWYRPDESLRVLSSPWTAVWVKICSSWAGLLLYAWTLVAPLVLPDRDFS; translated from the exons ATGGGGGCCTGCCTGGGGgtctgctccctgctgagctGC GTGTCCTGCCTGTGCGGCCCCGCATCATGCCTGCTCTGCGGCTGCTGTCCCTCGGCCAGGAACTCGACTGTGTCCCGCCTCCTCTTcaccttcttcctcttcctctgcactCTCGTCTCCATCATCATGATCATCCCCGGTGTGGAGAAGGAGCTGTACAAG ctccccggcTTCTGCAAGGGCAGCGGCTCGGTGCTGGGGGTCCAAGTCCACGCTGACTGCAGCGGCTTCCTGGGCCACAAGGCCGTGTACCGCATGGGCTTCGCCGCggcctccttcttcttcctcttcgCCGTGATCATGGTGTGCGTGCGCAGCAGCAAGGACCCGCGAGCGGCTGTGCAGAACGG ctTCTGGTTCTTGAAGTTCTtggtgctggtggggctcaCGGTGGGGGCCTTCTACATCCCTGACGGCTCCTTCACCTCAG TCTGGTTCTACTTCGGCGTGGTCGGCtccttcctcttcatcctcatcCAGCTCATCCTCCTCATCGACTTTGCCCACTCCTGGAGCCAGCTGTGGCTGCGCAACGCGGGCGAGGGCAGTGCCAAGGGCTGGTACGCAG ccctttGCGCTGTCACCTTCATCTTCTATGCTGCCTCCATTGTGGCCATCGTGCTGCTCTATGTTTACTACACCAAGCCCCAGGGCTGCACGGAGGGCAAGGTCCTCATCAGCATCAACCTCATCCTCTGCGTCATCGTCTCGACCATGTCCATCCTGCCCAAAATCCAG GATGCCCAGCCGCActcggggctgctgcaggcctCCCTCATCACCCTCTACACTGTCTTCATCACCTGGTCCGCCCTGGCCAACGTCCCCA ACCAGGACTGTAACCCCACGCTGCTGCTCAGGAACAGCACGGGCTCAGCAGAGGCTGCCCAGCCGCTGACAACGTGGTGGGATGCCCCGAGCATCGTGGGGCTGGTGATCTTCATCCTCTGCACCCTCTTCATCAG CATCCGCTCCTCGGACCACGCGCAGGTCAACAAGATGATGCTGACAGAGGAGAGCGGGGCCGGGCCAAGCGCTGGGGATGCAGCGGCGGCAGAGAGCGGAGTGCACCACACCTATGACAATGAGCAGGACGGCGTCACCTACAGCTACAGCTTCTTCCACCTCTGCCTCGTCCTCGCTGCCCTCTACATCATGATGACGCTCACCAACTGGTACAG GCCCGACGAGAGCCTTcgggtgctgagcagcccctgGACAGCCGTGTGGGTGAAGATCTGCTCcagctgggccgggctcctgCTCTACGCCTGGACGCTGGTGGCTCCGCTGGTGCTGCCGGACCGGGACTTCAGCTGA